The Maylandia zebra isolate NMK-2024a linkage group LG1, Mzebra_GT3a, whole genome shotgun sequence DNA segment gaggtcatcatcatcatcatcatcatctaatgtgttttgaaaaaaagcaaaaacaagaaaaagtttTTGATGTCAGAATGATTCATTTTAGTCTCCTGATTGGCAGAGACAAAAACACTCCCATATTTTTATAAGCAGGGTCAAAGTCCCGACGCCAACCGGCGCCGCTTGGCCTCAAACTCACAGCGGGGAGGATGGCCGTAGACCCACGGGTCAAAAACTGAGTTGTTAGGGGTAACACGGGCTTAACTTAATGAGTTTGTCAGCCTGATCCTcctccaccttttttttttaaacaggaagtagTCTGGAGAGGTGGAAGTCCTAAAtcagaaatgagtccatcagaGGGACGACTCAGAATCAGAGAGGCTCTGAGCGTGTGCAGAGAAGGGAGGGTGGAGGATGAAgttggagctgccaggcaggagaagaggaagacctcagaggagattcatggatgtagtgaaggaggacatgcagaggaggaagctgggacaggaggaggtggagaggactggaagaagaagaaagtctaCTGGTGTGGAGAGGATAATCCCAGTTACTTTCTTTGTGTGGTAGTTTTCAGAGGTGGGTTTGCAGGGATGGGGTTTTTAAAGAATCTTCACCTACTTGGAACACATGTCACAGTTTGTGAAGAAACGAAACAATCTGAAAGGGAAAACGTTCGAACGGCTCGTCAGAATGAAGAAACCGGCTCGGGTCTCCCAGACGACGTCTGTTGTCAGGTTTCCCAGTTTCCACACCGTGTTACGTGGATGTGACGCGAGGGTCACCTCTGCCGGTCTGATGGATGCTCAGAGGTTAAACAGAAGAACCAGCCGACACTTGGATGGATGGCGAGTACAACAGCAGAGCATGCCACTATAAAAAGCTTTGAATTATACAGTGATCTATTTCACAGGTACACAGAGGAACGGATGTGTCACTTCTCCATAAAAAGATGAGCTGTTTTCTAGAGCGGCCCGAGTAGAATAGCGCTCCTACACTCTACAACCAAAGTCAAATATACAGATAAGAGTTAATACGGAGTTACAATGTGTAACCCGGTTGTGCACAACACTCCATACATTTATCTATGTATTTCCATTCATCTTTTTCTGGTTACATAAAAGAGTAACATATAGTGTGGATGGCTAATGTTTGACACTGAATATTCCATAAACCACTCCCATaattatccaggtaaaaaaacagaaacctaTTTCAAGCTACAACTAGAGTGATCAGTACACCGCAAAACCCGACATACATCATAGACGCTAGGagagtgtgtatatatatatatatatacatatctatatttatacatatctatatttatatatatatatatacacacacacattatatatatatatatatatatatatatatatatgtatatgtatatatacatatgtgtatatatatatatatatataatgtgtgtgtgtatatatatatatatacacacacacattatatatatatatatatatatatatgtatatgtatatgtatatatacatataatgtgtatatatatatatatatacacattatatgtatatgtatatatacatataatgtatatatatatatatatatatatacacattatatatatatatatatatatatatatatataatgtgtatatatatatatatatatacacacattatatatatatataatgtgtatatatatatatatatatacacattatatatatatatatatatatatatatatatatatataatgtgtatatatatatatatatatatatacacattatatatatatatatatatatatataatgtgtatatatatatatatatatatacacattatatatatatatatatatatatataatgtgtatatatatatatatatatatacacattatatatatatatatatatatatatatatatatatatatatatatatatatatacacattatatatatatatatatatatatgggtcTTATCAAATGCATTTGTACACAGTGACAGGTGATCATGAGTGATGTGTACAGGTAGGTCTGTGCAGTCAGTATAAATACTGTCTGATGGTTATCTACACTGTGTGAGTATGACGTACACCTGGAGGAACACACCTGACCTGTCGCACAAGGTGTGACTCAAAGGTTCTGAGAGCGGGTCCACCTGTCTGCTTAGTCATCAACGTTTCCAGGTCCAAACTCCGAGGAAGACGGTGAAGAAGGTCCAACTCAGTCGAGGGATCAGCGTGGCTGTTCTCGCAGACACACCGCGGTGTCCAGGCTGGGGTGTCGGCGAGGAGAGGGGTTTAAAGGAGATGCAGAACTGACTGTGAGCCAGTGGAGGCTCATATGGGTGGGGCTGAGAAGTTTTGAACGTACTGCAGAACTCATCTAGGGCTGTGATTGGCCGACCGAACGGGGCAtcgttacagtagtccaggtGGGAGGCGATAAAAGGCATGAATAGAGGTTTCAGCTGCAGAGGCTGAAAGTCTGAGAGCACTGGCTCGAGTCTGGAGATGTTCTTTAAGTGGCAGGATGCAGTTTCAGAGATGGAGGTAAGATTGGTTGGATACCTCATGAGCTAGAATGTCCAGGTCTCTGTAAAAGGTCGTGTCCCTGCCGGGCGGAAGCAAACGCCATCAGGTGGCTGGAAGAAGACGCTGACAATGGACCAAACGCCCACAGCACGAGGCCAGTCGTTAATCTGCTCCTCTGCGGTTTGGACTACTCGCTGTGAACAAGCGCCGAGCGTTCAGGTATTTGGTGTCTGGGACAGCgtgtcaaaggtcaaaggtctgCAGCACGTTAAACAGAGCCTCGTGCATCGCAGGAGACGCGTGGACCAGAAACAGGTCGGTACGACAAAAAAGTTCACCTGATTTAAACTGAGCAGGTATGCTGGATATCAGCGGGCCGAATTTATATCAGGTGACGTTTCTGGACGAGTTCTCAGAACCTTGTGATCACATCCAAGTCGCAGAGCAAGCACAGATGCACCAATACTGTGTTTCTACTGTGTTTCTACTGTGTTTCTACTGTGTGCGACAAACTACAGGAAGTAGTACATgtaaaaagtcatttttcagCAGTTAGTCAGGAGGCAGGTCAGGACCGTAAGTTTGTGGACACAAGCTCTGCAGTTTCACACACACCACAGTGGACAGCAGCTTTAACTCAAGGGTGAATTAAACTTGCATTCTCTCCAACAATCACCAGGGGGCGACATCTCTCCAATCTGATAGACGTCTATGAGAAAAGGGGAGGTCAGTAACACTTATGGTGTCAGTCGGCGTCTCGGGTCTTATCGTTTAATTTGGAGATTGTGGTCTCATGAGTCCGAGTCCCTCACTCATacagtctgcagccaatcagacaAAAGCTGTTGTTAAAAAGGGAGGAGCTTATTCCAAACTGCTCAGTCTGCGATGTGCAGAGGCAAAATGATCCAATAACTTACAGGCCTGAGCgtacaaacataaaacacaagCACTGCGTCAGCGTGTGAGGAGATAAATCTGGGCGTTTCACATCATGTTTGTTCACTCTGGAGCCTGAATGAcacccacagaaacacacagacggGTCATGTTGTTGTGTTACCTCTGAGCTCTCACTGATTTCAGTCACAGACGTTTCAGTGAAGCCTACAGCTTTTTGTTGATATAAAAAAACACTTGAACTAACGCTGAATGTGCCGAGACATTTACCGTTACCGGCACAGCGCGACAGAAATGCTTATACTGGGTTTGCTTTAGTCAGCCTAGCTTTCATTAACCATTGTTTACATTCATCCTTTAAAATGGATTCAATTCCACAAAAACCACGCTGCGGTTACAGAGCGCAGCTGGTTAGCTACAGCAGagcaataaataaatccagACGGCTCAGCTCTGTCGTCAGACTGCACCGGGGTTTCCTTTTGAATAAAGCGAGCTCGGACGGTCGGGTCAGTACGAACAGCTGACTCTGTTTGCTGATTGTTCGGAAGGTGCAGTCAGATCGAAGCGAGCCGGCCGAAACTTTTgagtttttctgtgcttttgtgAATTTTCAGCAGGTTCATTCTGCTGGGCTGTTAGCTACCTCCACAATAACACCAACACAGAACATTTTAACTGTGGTCAACATCTGGATCACACCTCTGGAACAACATCGGCTTCAGCCAATCAGCATTTAGGATTTAGAGAGCCCTGCTGCTGATGTCATCAAAAGACGTGCAGAGATCAACGTGAGAAGTTCGACGAGTCGGACAGCAACATCGAAAAAATGCTAACACAACCAATAAGCATTCACAGCACCTGGCCAGCTCACCTGAGCAACGACAGGTGCCTTACTGTGCACGCGGTCGCTGCCTGATCTGTACTGGAGACCCGATTTAttccacacatgtgcaaacacgctcacacttcctgtcacagttTAAAAGTAATATTTTTCTTGCTGGTGTTACCTGATACCTACGTCTTCTGTTGTGAAGAAATTAATATGGCATATTTATTCTTGTTTGTCTAAAGCAGCCTTCTTTTATCTGCCAGTTTCCCCTCAAACAGACACATTTATAGAGGAAATCTTTAACTTTATAGGTTTGATTGATAAATATCTTTAAACACGTGCTTAGTTtgactttttaatttttgcatAGTCGAAAGAATAATTTGTTCATATTTTACAGTCACTTTATAACTAATCCaagtttttattattaacaCGCTGaaccacaaaaaaatatttatttatattcggtggtttttaaatgttgtcGATGTTGGCAGGAGAGCGCTCTGTGATGACATCACAAACACCGATTGGCTAACGCAGCTGTTGCTCAGATCTGCGTGTCCGTCTGTGACGAGGTTCACGGTTCGGACTAAAGCTAAAACTTTACGCTCCTAAATCAGCTACTGAAGCTTAAACAcagtaaattaaaacacatcacTGTCGCCTCAGGCCAAGTagaaacaaatcaaatcaagaATAAAgctccattaaaaacacacattatgGTATCAAAGCTCCTAAAGGTTTACATGTACTTAATGCCACTTAAAATATCCTTCAAATCATCGCATGAAACTAATTACAACCTTCAGCCGTTGATTTTCGAGGCTTCTCCTGGGATTAAGTGAGAGTGCTGAGAAATAACCCGTGTGACGTAATGCCCAGTCTCAAGCCTGGTACCAACGTGGAGGCTGATACCAGCATCAGTAAGGGTGCATCtttcatacaaacacacactgaagaaCAGGAAGTGGAGGTGTCGATGGCAGCCAGCAGGTGGTGCTGATGAGAAATCATGTCGTGGGGTCACCGTGCCAACGTCGCAGCTACGCGCAACAATTTCCCCTCTAGTGTTCCTCTAAGAGCAGCTGGTTCTGAGGAAGGAAAAGACAGCGTGTTCAGAAAAGCTAAAGCAGACTCGTCTCAGGCACTTTCACATTCAGCACATTCATGTCTAATCCATTGGCTTTTTGACCATTGTTGCGGGAGCACATTTGtgaggactctgtgcaggccagtcaaccACACCAGTCTGGCTCATCCAAGTCTTTATGGACCTGCTTTTTGCACTGGTgcgcagtcatgttggaacaggaagtggCCATCCCCAAACCGTCCACACATagttgggagcatgaaattgtccaaagtgtctctgaTTGCTAAAGCATGAAGACTTCATTAGAAGTAGAGGGCCGAGCCCAGCTCCTGAACTCCGACCCTacaccaaactttacacttggcacagtgcagtcagaccAATACCCAGCTACACATGGAGTGTACAAAGAAAGCTGAACAGCTATGTTGGCTACCACATTGGATTGCTGGttgcaaaacacaacacagtcaTAAATGTCTCATAAAAGCATTTAAGCCTTGGTCTAATTAAAAGCTTCGTGGAATAAAGCTTTAGCTGCTTCTTAAAAGTCTCCACAGAGTCCAAACTCCGCAGTGCACTCCACAGTCCGGGTGCAACAGGATCTGAAACCAGTGTGAGGGAGTGAAAGGTTTTGATTCGATGACCTCAGGCTAAAAGTTCATTAAGGGCGAGATTTATGGGCAAAGGAGCGAATGTTCAGAAGGCCAATCCAACAAAAACATGTCAGCGCGAGCTGGTCGCAGTGAGACTCACAGCAAACACTTTGTCTGCTCTCCAGCCGCTGGGATCAGCCACTGGTTTGGCGATGCAAGCGGCGAGGGCACAGCGGTAAGAATCCAGAGCATCCAGCGAGAAAAACTGACGCTGCAGTGGAGGGCGCATTTCCAACCACAACCTGAAGAGTAACTGGCAACAAAAACCAGGGACGGCTCCAGTCCAATTGGTGGATCTCCGACCTGGAGGCTCGTCCAATCTGCTCCTGAATGAGAGCCCCACAGCCTTTTTCCTCAATATCTTCTTAGGATTCCCTGAGGTACGGCCCACGAGTAGTGAAAAATATTCATGTGCCACAAACGGTGGCAGAGAAACTCTCTTATAACTGACCCAGTCATCAAAAAGCTGTTTGATGTGGAGCAGGGAGGAACGGTcatcaaacacagcagcagaggtAAATGCATCGTCTGCATTTATATTTGAAGGCTTCTTGAATTTGTACCAAGGATGTATAGAACAAatcttttctgttcttttctatTCGTGTACAGTGTTTCCCAGTGATTTAAAACGGGTTAAAAACAACTTGGTTTGGGTTGAAACGCACACTTCCAACTGAAACCCTGTTTATCAGTTTGGATGCATAACTCGAACCTCTTTCTTGCCTCTGAGTGCTAACATCTTTTATTCCCACCTTACTGTCAGTGGTGTTCTGCATGAGGTCGTTGTCAGGGTCCCCTCCCTCCGAGCCGCTCTTCTGGTCATCATCCTTCTCGTCTTTCCCCAGGTCGTCCTCTCCAGACGAGATCCTCGACAGCTTTGAGGATTTCTGAGGCAGGAAAACGAGCATCAGCAGACAAACTACACATAGTTAAAGACATTCAGCTCATAGAGCAGTTCAACCGGACAACCAAACATCAGAGCAAATATCTTTAAAAGCCTCGGATCAGGAAggttaaaaaaacccaactcaCTGCAAACCCCTTTGAAACCCTACGCCAGAAACAGACATGCAATATGTAAAGTGAAAATCCACAAAGGCCAATTTCTGGAGGAAGACTGCCGAATGAATGAATGTGAGGAAATGCTCAAAGAAGTGGAAACACTTGAGGGACATCTTTGTTGGTTGTGTTGTGGAGCATACAACATAACATTAGGCTGTATGCTCCACAAAGACTTACTGCAGCCTGCAGCGGCAGGTCTGCTCAAACAACTAATTTTAATAGAAGTGATGAATCAGGTTatgaagagaaatgaatgaaattctTTGTGTGACATAACAGATACAACAGgcagcaaagcaaaaacaaaactcaaagaACAATCACAGTGACAGCCCCTCCCGGAGCCCGGTTCTGATagaggtcacttcctgttcgtcttctttcccactgtcaccaagtgctgctcacagggaATCATCTCTAATTCTGCAACTATGTAACTGCGTTGTAtagtggggtggctgtagctcaggtggcagagcaggtcagccactaatcagaaggtcggtggttcgatcccaggctgcctcctgcatgccaaggatatttggcatgcagccccatgtttgcctactggtggtggtcagagggcgccagtgtccggcagcctcgcctctgtcagtgcgccccagggcagctgtggctacaatgtagctgccatcacctgtgtgtggatgactggatgtgaaAAAGCACTGTGGGGTCCTTGAGggctagaaaagcgctatacaaatacaggccatttaccatttatataaAGTTAGATATGAGCtgagtcaaagtccagacctgaaaacatgattttagCTTTAATATGAGctcatttctgtttctttgtccCCATCTGattaacacacacactcgtTTTCATATCTTAATGAggacatctcattgacataatgcctagagatggaccgatccgatattacgtatcggtatcggtccgatactgacctaaattactggatcggatatcggagaaaaataaaaaatgtaatccgatccattaaatatcacgaaagcacctcacaaaacttgcaacacgccgtaactcacctcagaacgttagcacgtcggagcagtatgcatcacgtgatagagcggctgtggcatgcgggacctgtcggtggtctggatagcatttggagcttcgctagcaacccggcatttcatctccgataaagttatccccgagagaagtaaagcaagtgtgtaagtccatctctgaatgtaaagcattcctgcgttaagcttaacaagcgatatatggagcgactgcctctcctgctgctacttcaatcatgaaactgcttaacgatcagctgatcggcttttctgtcgcgagtccgtgactctagtttgcttttggcccactttgcaccagaaagaggaaaccagcggctgaacaacagcagcacgtttaagcttgatcagctgttgttagaatgtatttattattactttctattcgaggatctttttctacgtagctgacgctggtaactgtgcaggggcggatctagcaaagtttagccagggggggcgatagggcatgaacagggaaaaggggcacaaagacatacttttctttcttattctcatttaaaatgtcgagcttttaataaataattatctgacacccaaagttttaatttgatgtaaaatgaatagaagtcaattactgtatatagtgactattaagtctaatatatataccctagtaagctatagtactttttcctttgggaaggtaccatctgtgcagtctgcaattttgttgaagaaagatgttgaatctatttaatatttcttgaaaaataattgatttctgtgcattttttttcacactgcatcaaattaaggttgattacgttgattaagcatcatgaggtggagcgtgaggggtggttccctattttttatttatttatttttgttgttgctgggagttggaaccctattagttaggttgcttaatatttatgctaagtactctttaaaataccagaatagggaggatggtgtaggtttaagtttattagattgatcagtattgctgtactatgaaatattttttttgcatacaggtataacagaatagctttagtgtagttgttgttttaaacttgagtatgaacttatacaaaatgcagcaagatatttaaaaaacagttttgttgattaaaaaacactatatcggattcatatcggtatcggcagatatccaaatttatgatatcggtatcggacataaaaaagtggtatcgtgccatctctagtaatgCCTTCTCGAGCTCCTgacctaaccatcaaaaatgaacgCCTAATCCAAACCTTTACCCTAAACttaactgtaaccctgacactaaaaccacatttcgAGTCTCAAACTTGTGGGGACCTGGACTAGCCTTCCAATGTgttgtcctcacaaagatgtctaaacatgtacaccacacacacacgctgctcCCGGGAGCGCAGCACATTCCTTCGGATGCACCACATGTGCCGTGTGTAATGGAGACCAGTTGCTAGGCAACTGTGGTTGCTAAGTGAAGAGCAGGATGCGAGTGACTTTTTCAACCTGCCTCCATTtacagcagcttaaacatgACTACagtaacacagagagagagggagggagagcttTCCTCCAGAATAAAGGTCAAACAAAAGACGGAGGACGTGAAAAACACGGGGAAGGTCGGAGACGCTGCTGCGGGGGCGGCAAACATCTGGGTGAATGAAGGGCAAAAGATGAAGGTTTAGACTCATTTTgagcaattaaaaaaatatttagccGTGAGATTCAAACGATGTCTGCGACGCGGCTTTCACGTGATCCTCTGCAGCATCCATCAGATATCAGCTGATTTTATTTCAGACGTTTGTTAACATCAACAAATCAAACATTCACGTCGCCCTGCTTCATGAAATGTTCCTCAAACAGCACAAAACCGATCATCTGTTAGGTCCCGAGCGAGTAACGTGAGTCAACACTCACCACATCACCGCGTGTGCTCACAGCGATGAAGGGAGACCGAGCTCCCTGATGTTCttttaaaatccatttaaatATCTGACCAAAGCTTTATTGTTGGGTTTGTGGAGAGCAGGAGAACGCGAGAATAATGCCGCAGACTTTAAATCTGGACGATTCATCTCAGATTTTTAGCTGAAACCTGGAGGTAGCGCCGAAACCTGCAGTTCCACTAATGTCCAGCAGAGGCTCCACAGAGAGTCACTCTCATTTAAAAACGTGTTTCCAGCCTGCTGTCGGAGCCCGTGGGAACATGTTGATTCAAGCTTTTCACACTAACAGACATATTTGACCCCAGCAGGTCAGATTACTGCGGCACagctgatgacctctcctgctCAAACCTGAAACAAGCAGCGTAACGAGCACAGACTCGTTTCGCACTCCCCTGTCTGCAGGACGCTACCTTGGAGCTGGCCGTCTTTTTCCGTTTGGACCCGGTCTTGTCTCCTTTCAGTTTCTCCTTGTCGTCTTCCTCCTCGACGGAGTCGCCCTCTTCGCCCTCGCTGCTGCCATCGGCGGCGTTCCCGCCCTCCTCCATCTCCGACGAGCTCTGCTGCTGGATGGCCTGCGAGCAGACAACGCTGCGTTTGATTAGTAAAGCTGAAAGGAGGATGTTTATTGTGAAAGGCTTTTCTTTGAAGCTTCAGCGCCCACTGACCTGATAGCCGGTGAACTTCACTCCGGGGTTGTTCTCAATCTCCCACAGGCCCTCGTTGAAGCCTTTCCTcttgttggatttgccaaattTGTCTTTGTACTCCTTGTAGGGAAGAAGATCCTTTGGACCCAAGAATGCACTGAAAAAGACGCAGAAGAAGAAGCGGACAGGTTTACTTCTGTTATCATAACTAAAAACACCCAGAGCGGCTTTACTGAATGATCTGAAGTTCATTGATGAACATGCGGCGTTTTCACGAGGCTCTGAGGAGACAATCTGGACGGCTCCATCGCCGGTTGGTGATATTTTTGATAGTTTAGTGAAAACGAAGCTCCATAAATATTTGACTTGTAGAGCGTGACGGCTGAACGTGACCACACAGTGGAGCCCGCTGCCTCTTTTGATCCTCGTCTCCTTCCCGACTCCAACCGGACCGTTATTTACAAAACAAACGTCAAGATTCATTCTTTATTTCTCAGACTTctgaggagtcgccccctgctggacaccAGAGACAATGCTAGTATCAGatctatgtccatcttttatatacagtgtgtgtgATCATGTGTGATGAGCAGGGCTGATCTTACTGGATGAGAGCATGGATAGCACCAGACTGAAAGTAACTAAGTACATGTACTTGAGTACTTTTTGTTTCCGTGTTTAAATGTTGATCTTTTAACTCTGAACATTTGAAACTTTCAGTTCCTTCACTGTGTGGCTATTAAGCATAAATGTCCTGATATACAAAGATGACTCATCAGGGATGGAGCGGCTCTTCCAGAGATTATGAATCACAGGAATCTGGTTGAAACCAGGGATCTTTCAGGTGTCGAGCAACACGACGGATCCACAAAtcagaatatttttattgtcCTTGTAACAAGTACAACAAAAtattgaaaataaacaaaaacatctgtATACGTGTTTACAGATGAAGCTACGCAGCAGTATAAAGCCAGTCTGTGTTACCTGTAAGGTCTGTGCATCATGTTCATATGCTTTCATGCTCTATATAATTACATTCtggtattatttttattatatgctGCAGTAAATAAACACAGACTTTAAAAACTTTCTCAGCTGgagttttattaaagttctGGTGGTTTTGTTTTGAGGAAAGGTCAAAATTCCTGCAGAAAAACAGCCAGCATGTAAATAATTCAAATCATCTGGAACGTTAAAGCGAGACAAACGCCAATGAATCGATAAATCTGCTAATATCATGGATATGAGTGTACACACATTTTAACTCCTGCGCAGCCGATTTCCACGGACCGCCCTCCGTAGGAGGCCAAACGCCAGTTTGAGTTTATGCTCTGGATTTATTTCGGATCAAATATCGTGATTCCCGGCCCGTGGACCCGagcgctgcagctgctgcttgcCTCGTAAACAcaagctgaaaaataaaaaggtgcGTACGTTTCATGGGTCCCGAAGAAGAAGATGGGGTATTTGTTGGCAGGTGGCTTGACAGCTCCTTCAGGAAGCTCATCAATCtgaagcagagagagaaagtgaataTTTATCAGAGCGATGACCAACCGAGGTCACAGAAGCCTGGAGAGAGGTCAGCGTGTTGGAGGAGGTAggatgaaaacaacaacaaactgtaTTTATACAGCAGCGTAACAGTTACAGAAGCATCGTTTCTATCTGTGAGGATTTTTAACACATTCATGAGTTTCAATGAAGAAATTTCTCTTACAGGAAATACGACAGACACGAAacagagataaaaacaaaacgaGCATTTGGTTATAAAACAGCGTGTTGGACTTACAAAGAGAAACGAATGAAGCAAGGCGCTGAAACTACTTATGTTTCATTAGAGAGGAGTTTCACACTACTTTAAATGATAGTTTTAAACAATTTTCAGCAGCTAAAATTAAATACATGTAGATCCAACCCCCGGTCCccacagcgcctcctgtgggcAGTGATGATGCTTCTTTAGGCTGTCCCCACAGAGCGCCATACCCTCCCCGAGCAGGGTAATCATGATGTTGATGCTTCACAGGGCAACGGtggaatggactgattcttatagaGCACGTGAATGAGgcatacaacatgcctcattcacgtGCTCTATACATAGTGCTTTCTAACGAC contains these protein-coding regions:
- the hdgfl3 gene encoding hepatoma-derived growth factor-related protein 3 → MARPRPRDYKAGDLVFAKMKGYPHWPARIDELPEGAVKPPANKYPIFFFGTHETAFLGPKDLLPYKEYKDKFGKSNKRKGFNEGLWEIENNPGVKFTGYQAIQQQSSSEMEEGGNAADGSSEGEEGDSVEEEDDKEKLKGDKTGSKRKKTASSKKSSKLSRISSGEDDLGKDEKDDDQKSGSEGGDPDNDLMQNTTDSKNQLLLEEH